From Acidobacteriota bacterium, a single genomic window includes:
- a CDS encoding ABC-F family ATP-binding cassette domain-containing protein: MISFSNISKQYGRQILFVDASFQINPGEKVGLVGPNGSGKTTLFRMIVGEEAPDEGDLTVPKRLTIGYFRQDIEDMAGRSVVDETIAGSGRAGDLHHELEALQHAMSDPAKADEMDAILARFGEVQEEYDHLGGYALEAQAREVLHGLGFEDERIDGDVGALSGGWKMRVAMARVLLGNPDILLMDEPTNHLDIESIIWLEAFLKSRAGALLMTSHDREFMNRVVTKIAEIDGGEITVYSGNYDFYERERAIRETNREAAYARQQAMLAKERRFIERFSAHAAKAAQVQSRVKALDKIEKIELPRKRKVVRFDFRTPPRSGDLVVTLEDVSKAYGRHVVYDGLNMTIRRGERWSVMGRNGAGKTTLLKMVAGVLDADSGTIRLGASLKMGYFAQAALDILDPDLTIDEQLQKDFPQESIGALRNLAGAFQFSGDDVDKKIRSLSGGEKTRLVMARMLLNPPNFLVLDEPTNHLDLATKEMLVDALKNFDGTMLFVSHDRTFLRGLSNRVLELGGESGDDTHPHLYPGSYVEYVQRTGHEAPGVHA; encoded by the coding sequence ATGATCTCGTTCTCGAACATCAGCAAGCAGTACGGCCGCCAGATCCTCTTTGTCGACGCCTCGTTCCAGATCAACCCGGGCGAAAAGGTCGGTCTGGTCGGCCCGAACGGCTCCGGCAAGACGACGCTCTTCCGGATGATCGTCGGCGAGGAAGCGCCAGACGAGGGCGATCTGACGGTGCCAAAGCGGTTGACCATCGGCTACTTCCGCCAGGACATCGAGGATATGGCGGGCCGCTCGGTCGTCGACGAGACGATCGCTGGCAGCGGCCGAGCCGGCGATCTGCACCACGAACTCGAGGCCCTGCAGCACGCGATGAGCGACCCGGCGAAGGCCGACGAGATGGACGCCATTCTCGCTCGCTTCGGCGAGGTGCAGGAGGAGTACGACCACCTCGGCGGCTACGCGCTCGAGGCCCAGGCGCGCGAAGTCCTTCATGGCCTCGGCTTCGAGGACGAGCGCATCGACGGCGACGTCGGCGCGCTCTCCGGCGGATGGAAGATGCGCGTGGCGATGGCGCGGGTGCTGCTCGGCAACCCGGACATCCTGCTGATGGACGAGCCGACCAACCACCTGGATATCGAGTCGATTATCTGGCTCGAGGCGTTCCTGAAGTCGCGCGCCGGCGCGCTGCTGATGACGTCGCACGATCGCGAGTTCATGAACCGCGTCGTGACAAAAATCGCGGAGATCGACGGCGGGGAAATCACCGTCTACTCGGGCAACTACGACTTCTACGAGCGCGAGCGGGCCATCCGCGAGACCAACCGCGAGGCCGCCTACGCGCGTCAGCAGGCGATGCTGGCCAAAGAACGCCGCTTCATCGAACGGTTCTCGGCGCATGCGGCCAAGGCGGCGCAGGTGCAGAGCCGGGTGAAGGCGCTCGACAAGATTGAGAAGATCGAACTGCCCAGGAAGCGGAAGGTCGTGCGGTTCGACTTTCGCACGCCGCCCCGGTCGGGGGATCTCGTCGTCACGCTGGAGGATGTCTCGAAGGCCTATGGCCGGCACGTGGTCTACGACGGCCTCAACATGACCATCCGGCGCGGAGAACGCTGGTCGGTGATGGGCCGCAATGGCGCGGGCAAAACCACGCTTCTGAAGATGGTCGCGGGCGTGCTCGACGCCGATTCAGGGACCATCCGGCTTGGCGCCAGCCTGAAGATGGGCTATTTCGCGCAGGCCGCGCTCGACATCCTCGACCCGGATCTCACCATCGATGAGCAACTGCAGAAGGACTTCCCGCAGGAGTCGATTGGTGCGCTGCGCAACCTGGCTGGCGCGTTCCAGTTCTCAGGCGATGACGTGGACAAGAAGATCCGGTCTCTGTCTGGCGGGGAAAAGACGCGGCTCGTGATGGCCCGGATGCTCCTCAACCCGCCGAACTTCCTCGTGCTCGACGAGCCCACCAACCACCTGGACCTGGCGACCAAGGAGATGCTGGTCGACGCGTTGAAGAACTTCGACGGCACGATGCTGTTTGTCTCGCACGACCGCACGTTTCTGCGCGGCCTCAGCAACCGCGTGCTCGAACTGGGCGGCGAGAGCGGCGACGACACCCACCCGCACCTCTACCCCGGTTCCTACGTCGAGTATGTGCAGCGGACCGGACACGAAGCGCCCGGCGTGCACGCCTAG